Proteins encoded within one genomic window of Panicum virgatum strain AP13 chromosome 1N, P.virgatum_v5, whole genome shotgun sequence:
- the LOC120653973 gene encoding uncharacterized protein LOC120653973 isoform X1: protein MEKHIGGGVKVTYIETRFVTSDAAGFKDLVQRLTGRSPAGDAPAPAPAVAPRGAGCGRSARAPAAAADMRGYYHASSPAVRAGDGLLAPPRLDEAYGGGDFAAGLLYGASASQDAQCGHGGYYSFSDYFLRD, encoded by the coding sequence GTCACCTACATCGAGACGCGGTTCGTCACCTCCGACGCCGCCGGCTTCAAGGACCTCGTGCAGCGCCTCACCGGCCGGTCCCCCGCCGGCGACGCGCCGGCCCCGGCACCAGCGGTggcgccgcgcggcgccggctgcgggaGGAGCGCCAGAGctcctgcggccgccgccgacatgCGGGGATACTACCACGCCTCGTCGCCAGCAGTGCGCGCCGGTGAcggcctcctcgcgccgccgcgcctggaCGAGGCGTACGGCGGCGGAGacttcgccgccggcctgctcTACGGCGCCAGCGCCAGCCAGGACGCACAATGTGGGCACGGTGGATATTACAGTTTCAGTGATTATTTTCTTAGAGATTGA
- the LOC120653973 gene encoding uncharacterized protein LOC120653973 isoform X2 encodes MEKHIGGGVKVTYIETRFVTSDAAGFKDLVQRLTGRSPAGDAPAPAPAVAPRGAGCGRSARAPAAAADMRGYYHASSPAVRAGDGLLAPPRLDEAYGGGDFAAGLLYGASASQDAQCGHGGYYSFSDYFLRD; translated from the coding sequence CTACATCGAGACGCGGTTCGTCACCTCCGACGCCGCCGGCTTCAAGGACCTCGTGCAGCGCCTCACCGGCCGGTCCCCCGCCGGCGACGCGCCGGCCCCGGCACCAGCGGTggcgccgcgcggcgccggctgcgggaGGAGCGCCAGAGctcctgcggccgccgccgacatgCGGGGATACTACCACGCCTCGTCGCCAGCAGTGCGCGCCGGTGAcggcctcctcgcgccgccgcgcctggaCGAGGCGTACGGCGGCGGAGacttcgccgccggcctgctcTACGGCGCCAGCGCCAGCCAGGACGCACAATGTGGGCACGGTGGATATTACAGTTTCAGTGATTATTTTCTTAGAGATTGA